A genomic segment from Capra hircus breed San Clemente chromosome 7, ASM170441v1, whole genome shotgun sequence encodes:
- the PRTN3 gene encoding myeloblastin: protein MPGSCRSPGPSLAPVLLAVLLGGAARAAEIVGGREAQPHSRPYMASLQLASGSHFCGGTLVHPSFVLTAAHCLNNLNPQRVSVVLGAHRLQTPEPTQQRLSISRLFENNYDPQEKLNDVLLLQLDQPAILNTHVAVAQLPQQAQPLPHGTQCLAMGWGRLGTLEPLPQVLQELNVTVVTFLCRPQNVCTYVPRRSAGICFGDSGGPLICDGVLHGVDSFVIRGCATGQYPDFFARVSLYVDWINSVLSSVRGKDSP from the exons ATGCCTGGAAGCTGCAGATCCCCTGGCCCCTCCCTGGCCCCAGTGCTGCTGGCCGTGCTGCTGGGTG GAGCAGCCCGGGCCGCGGAGATCGTGGGCGGGAGGGAAGCCCAGCCCCACTCGCGCCCCTACATGGCGTCGCTGCAGCTGGCTTCCGGCAGCCACTTCTGCGGGGGGACCCTGGTGCACCCGAGCTTCGTACTGACCGCCGCTCACTGCCTGAACAACTT GAACCCACAGCGCGTGAGCGTGGTGCTGGGGGCCCACCGCCTGCAGACCCCCGAGCCCACCCAGCAGAGGCTCAGCATCAGTCGCCTGTTTGAGAACAACTACGACCCGCAGGAGAAGCTGAATGACGTGCTCCTGCTGCAG CTGGACCAGCCAGCCATCCTCAACACCCATGTAGCGGTGGCTCAGCTCCCCCAGCAGGCCCAGCCACTGCCCCATGGCACCCAGTGTCTGGCCATGGGCTGGGGCCGCCTGGGCACCCTTGAGCCACTGCCCCAGGTTCTACAGGAGCTCAATGTCACCGTGGTCACCTTCCTGTGCCGGCCACAGAACGTGTGCACCTACGTGCCCCGACGCAGCGCTGGCATCTGCTTC GGGGACTCCGGGGGCCCCTTAATCTGTGATGGGGTACTCCACGGCGTGGACTCCTTCGTGATCCGGGGATGTGCCACTGGCCAGTACCCTGATTTCTTTGCTCGTGTCTCCCTCTATGTGGACTGGATCAACTCCGTGCTGAGCAGCGTGAGGGGCAAGGACAGCCCCTGA
- the ELANE gene encoding neutrophil elastase, translating to MTQSCRHFSPALAPILLALLLGGPALASEIVGGRAARPHAWPFIASLQLRGGHFCGATLIARNFVLSAAHCLNGVNFRSVRVVLGAHNLRRRERTRQMFRVQRVFENGFDPLSLQNDVVVLQLNRMATLNANVQVAQLPAQDQGVGEGVQCVAMGWGRLGTNRPPPQILQQLNVTVVTGLCRPTNVCTLVPRRRAGICFGDSGGPLVCNGLVHGIDSFIRGGCGSGVFPDSFASVAKFANWINSIIRRYSDDDGPSLHPRDPTGRTD from the exons ATGACCCAAAGCTGCAGACACTtcagccctgccctggcccccatcctGCTGGCCCTGCTGCTGGGGG GCCCCGCGCTGGCCTCGGAGATAGTGGGGGGCCGGGCGGCCCGGCCGCACGCCTGGCCCTTCATAGCTTCGCTGCAGCTGCGCGGAGGCCACTTCTGCGGCGCCACCCTCATCGCGCGCAACTTCGTGCTGTCGGCAGCGCATTGTCTGAACGGCGT GAACTTTCGATCGGTGCGCGTGGTGCTGGGGGCGCATAATCTGCGGCGGCGGGAGCGAACCCGGCAGATGTTCAGGGTCCAGAGGGTCTTTGAAAACGGCTTCGACCCCTTGAGCCTGCAGAACGACGTCGTGGTTCTCCAG CTCAACAGGATGGCCACCCTCAACGCCAACGTGCAGGTGGCCCAGTTGCCTGCCCAGGACCAGGGCGTGGGCGAAGGTGTGCAGTGCGTGGCCATGGGCTGGGGCCGGCTGGGCACGAACCGGCCACCGCCCCAAATCCTGCAGCAGCTCAACGTGACCGTGGTGACTGGTCTCTGCCGCCCCACCAATGTGTGCACCCTGGTGCCACGCCGGCGTGCTGGCATCTGCTTT GGGGACTCCGGCGGGCCCCTGGTCTGCAACGGGCTGGTCCATGGGATCGATTCCTTCATCCGTGGGGGTTGCGGCTCCGGGGTCTTCCCAGACTCCTTTGCCTCTGTTGCCAAGTTTGCCAACTGGATCAACTCTATCATCCGGCGCTACAGTGACGACGATGGCCCCTCTCTCCACCCCAGGGACCCCACGGGCAGGACCGACTAG
- the CFD gene encoding complement factor D — MADRSLHLVVLILLGTALCAAQPRGRILRGQEAPSHSRPYMASVQVNGKHVCGGFLIAEQWVMSAAHCLEDVADGKVQVLLGAHSLSQPEPSKRLYDVLRVVPHPGSRPETIDHDLLLLQLSEKAVLGPAVQLLPWQREDRDVAAGTLCDVAGWGVVSHTGRKPDRLQHLLLPVLDRATCNLRTYHDGTITERMMCAESNRRDTCKGDSGGPLVCSSVAEGVVTSGSRVCGNRKKPGIYTRLASYAAWIDSVMAEGAAA, encoded by the exons ATGGCAGACCGCTCCCTGCACCTGGTAGTTCTGATCCTCctcgggacagccctgtgtg CGGCACAGCCCCGTGGCCGGATCCTACGCGGCCAGGAGGCTCCATCCCACTCCCGGCCCTACATGGCATCCGTGCAGGTGAACGGCAAGCACGTGTGCGGAGGCTTCCTGATAGCAGAGCAGTGGGTGATGAGCGCAGCGCACTGCCTGGAGGACGT GGCCGATGGGAAGGTGCAGGTCCTCCTGGGCGCACACTCCCTGTCGCAGCCGGAGCCCTCCAAGCGCCTGTACGATGTGCTCCGCGTAGTGCCCCACCCGGGCAGCCGGCCAGAGACCATCGACCACGACCTACTCCTGCTGCAG CTCTCTGAGAAAGCCGTGCTAGGCCCTGCCGTGCAGCTCCTGCCATGGCAGCGCGAAGACCGCGACGTGGCTGCGGGCACTCTCTGCGACGTGGCGGGCTGGGGCGTGGTCAGCCACACCGGCCGGAAACCCGACCGCCTGCAGCACCTACTCCTGCCGGTGCTCGACCGCGCCACCTGTAACCTGCGAACGTATCACGACGGCACCATCACAGAGCGAATGATGTGCGCGGAGAGCAACCGCCGGGACACCTGCAAG GGCGACTCCGGAGGCCCGCTGGTGTGCAGCAGCGTGGCCGAGGGCGTGGTCACCTCGGGCTCGCGGGTCTGCGGCAACCGCAAGAAACCCGGTATCTACACGCGCTTGGCGAGCTACGCGGCCTGGATCGACAGCGTCATGGCTGAGGGCGCAGCCGCCTGA